The stretch of DNA GTGAAAACCTCGCCCAGCCGGGAGAATATGTGCTGAGCAGCCCGGTCTGGCTGTCCCGCCGGGGACAAGGGGATGGGGCTAATTATAGACGCCCTGGGTCCAAGGATTCCTGGGGGCGGGCGATGTATCAGCATGTGAAAGACTCACACTTTCCGGGTGGAGAATTGCGGCttagagggggggggggggggcggggcagggagccaggactcctgggttctatcccagctctgggaggggagtggttagagcaggcggGCCCCTGGATCCTTCATGGCCAGTAAGTGGCCTCCAGGTATTGGTCTCAGTGGGGAGCCAACGACTGACCAGGCCGATGCCCCCCATTCTGGGcatgttggggaggggggagcagcccGTGCTGTGCGGGTCAGCAGAGGACCCCAGGCTGTGGAGCTGATGCCCTTCCACCGGCTCTGGGATCGCACGCCAGGGGCCGGAGGATCAGCTATCAGCCTGACCCCAGCAGCCCACCCATGCAGCCAGCAGCAAGTGACAATTCCCACCCCCCGCAAAAAGCCCGCCAGCAGCTCACTGATCAAAACACATTTGCCCCGCCAGAGAGCTGGGATCGGCCCCAGTTAATGGCCTTTCGCTGACATAATTTATGAGCTGAGGCAGCTTTTCCAAAACAGCCTGAAAGCACCTGGGGCTGCTAACCCGTTCCAGGCCTGGCGTTATCAGCTGCACCAGAGCTATTTCACAGCCACAATTGACAGGGCCCCGAGGCCGGCCCCCCTTGCCCGCTAACTCCATTACCACCCTGGTTTGCATTGTGCCAAGGAGCCCCTTCCCATCACGTGGGTGGGGGGCTCTGAGCGGATCCAGCTGCCATGaatgggctgggaggggagctggTTTGTTCCTGCCTGGGAGTCTGAAATCAGCGAAGAGGCTGAAATTGGCGAGGGGAGGTGGCAAAGGGaagccccctgccccttccccattgGCTGCGGtggatctcccccccccccgcccaaccaGTGCTGGGAAGGGTTCTAAGGCCTGGGGTCCTTAGGACAGCCCCATCTTGCCCCTGGCACGGGAGGCACCAGGGAGCCAGGGTGGAGCGCTAGGGATGGGTTGAGCAGGCTGGCCAGCTGGTGGCTGAGAGCTGGGGTCCTGCTGGGGCAGAGctgcctcccccccagcacaTCACAGAACCACCCTGCTGCTCAAGTGCAATTAACGACCTGTGTTCCCGAGGGGCCCATGTGGAAAGGAATCAACAGAGCTGTGGGTTGGGGGGGACCCATGGCTGcgatagcaggggctgtgggtggggactgaggggcgccggcagagctctggggggggggggagcacagggCTGCAATAGCAATGAGGCTGCGGGCGGGgattgaggggcgccggcagagctctggggtgggaagcacagggctggaatagcaatggggctgcaggcggggattgaggggcgccggcagagctCTGGGGGGCGAgcacagggctggaatagcaatGGGGCCGCAGGCGGGgattgaggggcgccggcagagctcgggggggggggagcacagggctggaatagcaatGGGGCTGCGGGCGGGGATTGGGGGGCGCCGGCAgagctctggggggggggagcacagggctggaatagcaatGGGGCTGCAGGCGGGGATTGAGGGGTGCCGGCAGAGCTCTGGGGGGGGGAgcacagggctggaatagcaatggggctgcgggtggggattgaggggcgccggcagagctCTGGGGGGCGAgcacagggctggaatagcaatGGGGCTGCGGGCGGGGATTGGGGGGCGCCGGCAgagctctggggggggggagcacagggctggaatagcaatGGGGCTGCAGGCGGGGATTGAGGGGTGCCGGCAGAGCTCTGGGGGGGGGAgcacagggctggaatagcaatggggctgcgggtggggattgaggggcaccggcagagctctGGGGGGCGAgcacagggctggaatagcaatGGGGCTGCGGGCGGGgattgaggggcgccggcagagctcgggggggggggaagctggcacTTCCCTTACACTCATCTTCACAAGCATTACGCTCACTTGTGCGGAGCCAGACCCCGTCAGGAAGCTGAGCCAGTCGGTGTGGAAGGGCAGCTCTGCCGGAGCGGCAGGACGCAGCTCGGCCCCCACCCGGCGTTGACACTAACCTGGTTAGCCGGGATGAACGGCCACAATAAAGTCGCCTTTCAATATGCTTGGCAAATGATCATCCGGTGCAAGATAAACtaatctcccaccccacccccgccgtGTCTCTGGGGCCTCCATTAACTTCCCTAAAGGTCCATCCAATCACTGCACAAGAAGCTTCCTCCCcgcctggctgggctggggggccagcGTGTttcggggggcgggaggaggcagCTAGAGAAACGGCCTCAATTTCCATCCGCCCTGCGGGGCGCACCAGGTCCCATCTGCCTGGCGCACGTTGGGCCCTAATCAGATTGGGCCAATTAGCACATTGCGACGCCCTGAGCCACCCAGGGCAGGGGCTATAAAGGCCGctccctcagccccagctgggCGTGAGCCGGCCGCTGATCCCCCAGCCATGAGCAGCATCGTGGCCGTCGGGGAGAGCTACCAGAAGTTCAACCCCAGAGCCTACCTGCAAAACAACTACATGCCCCCCCGGGCCGACTTCAGCTCTGAGGACTGCGTGGTGCCCTGGAAGCTGCGGCGTCTGGCTGAAGCCTTCGCCACAGGTGAGGGTTGGGGTGGCGGGGTGAGACAGCAGCTGTAAATGAGCCTTTAAAGGGCTTTGCAGGCATCAGTGGATGAAGCCTCCGAGCTGCCTTGGGAGGGGAGTGTCATGGCCTCCCtgttactgatggggaaactgaggcacagactgaTGCCATCACTCTCGCTGGGCTGCCCAGGGAActggtggcagaactgggagcagaacccaggagtcctggtggtagggtgaccagatagcaaatgtgaaaaattgggacggggttaATAGGCATCTCTATAAGAAAAaaccctgaatatcgggactgtccctttaaaatcaagacatctggtcaccttacctGGTACCCAACCTCCCACTCTGATCGCTATGCTCTGTTCCCCTGGCAGCttgggggagagaacccaggagtcctggtgcccaGTCTCCCACTCTGACCACTATACTCCATTCCCCTGGCAGCTcgggggacagaacccaggagccacGACTCCCACCCCTCACCTCCGCTAGGCTGAAACTCTCCTTCCATTTCTGCTCTCACAGCCTCCTCCACTGCAAAGCAGGTAACCAAAAAACTCGCCCGCCCCACACCCCTCAGCACACGTCCCTCTGTACCGGTCTCCCTCGCCCCCCAGGTGACATCCACGGCCGCACCCTGATAGACGTCGGCTCCGGCCCCACCATCTACCAGCTCCTGAGCGCCTGTGACCACTTCGAGGAGATCATTGCCACCGACTACCTGGAGGTGAACCGGGCAGTGCTGCGCCGGTGGGTGCAGGGCGAGCCTGACGGCTTCGACTGGAGCCCCTACATCAAACACGTCTGCCGGATTGAGGGCAAAGGGTAGGCGGctgcgggggggaggaagggggcaggctGCGACCAACTGGTCGGTGGCCCCAGAGCCGGGGGAAGAGCTGCTGGTGTGGGGTTCGGCTGGAGGCAGCCCCGGGCAGCGGGAGCGAGGGGCGTTCGAGCAGGACTGGACGCAGCAGCCGCTCTGGCTGATGCTCCGTGGTCCGGGCTGTTTGTGTGACCTGAGGGTGTCGCTTGAACTCCCAAAAAGTCGCTGTTTGCTGGGTGGAAAtggacgggggcggggggaggatttAGCAAGTGGGTGACAAGCGGGGGGTTTGCTGAGCCCCAGAGTTAAAGGAGCCAGGGAGGCCTTGGAGTTGTCGGCCAGCACGTGTCACAGGGAGCGCACCGCTGCCCCAGCCGTGTCCCACACGTTCACACACCCCCcgacaccccctcaccccccccccgctctttgAGCCtcgccccccgcccctgctcgcTGAGGTCACCAAGTCACTGCCCCTCCAGCCTTACAAAGTTGACGCCCAGCAAGCCCCAGTGTCCTGGGCCCGCTAACCCACCGCCTGGCCTCACCCCCAGGGGCTTTGCCCTGCCAGCCAGAGAGGCCAGGCAGCGAGGGCACCAGCGCTCCGGCTCAGCGTGACCCTCACACCAGGGCTCTGCCAGGCTCTGGCGTTCGAGACTCGCTCATCAGCCCTGCTCCGAAAAGCCAAGCTGAGCCGGCCTCCCGGCCTGGAGGGCAAGtctcctgcagcagggctgggggtaggAGCTGCTCGGGGAAAGCAGATTGCTGGCTCCAAAAAAACCAACCGGAGAGCGTCAGCGATGGTGCGGGGGGGACGACTCGTGCGTCCGGTCACGTCACTGCAAAGCCCCCGCATTGATTGCGACCAGGGCACTCCTCAGGGTACAGATTGCTaaccagccccagggccaggggctctGCCCGCCCTGCTTGGGAGCAGCGAGTGACGGGGGGCGAATGATCTTCTGAGTGCAGAGAAGTGTTCTGCCCACGGGCTCTGGAGTCCCTCCCGGCTGTAGCTCGCCCAGACAGTTATACAGCTCCTCAGGGAAGcggctgggcacctggccaaggAGCCAGCTAAACAGCCTCTCCCTAGGAGTCTCAGCGGCGGAGACGGACCACGGGTGGGTCCCTCTTATCACCACAGCATCTTGAGTGGGCATAAAAGTCTCACCCCGCCCCAtccggcacatttccaggggccaGTTGGGCCAGAATTCCCCTTTGGCGCCTCTGATCCCATCATCCCCCTTAGAGCAccgtaaccccccccccacctcctagGTGCGGCTGGGTACACTACCCCCTGCTGCCCATTGCTggactcccctgccccctttctcATGGTCAGGCCTCATTCTTTTCTGGCTTGCACAGGGAGCAGTGGAAGGAGAAAGAGCAGAAgctcagagggaaactgaggcagatccTCCCCATCGACGTCCACCAGCCCGAGCCACTGGGCTCCCAGGTGGGCCAACCGGCCGACGCCCTGGTCTCCACCTTCTGCCTGGAGGCAGTGAGCCCTGACCGGCCGAGCTTCGAGAGAGCCCTGAGTAATGTTACCACCCTGCTGAAGCCCGGGGGCCATTTCCTCCTCATTGGTGCCCTGGAGGAGTCTTTCTACCTGGCTGGTGAGGCCAAGCTCTCAGTGGTCCCAGTGAGCGAGGCGGACGTCAAAGAGGCCTTGAGCAAGAGCGGCTACCACATCCACAACTTCCGCTCCTACCTCATGCCGCCCAGCCTGAAAATTGGTGTGGATGATGTGAGTGGGGTCTTCTTTGTCCATGCACAGAAGAAGCCTGTGGCCTGTGACTAGGCAGGCCTGGGCACTCCTCTTGTTCTTTGCCAAAATGCACGTCCTACAGTAAAGTGAAGCTTGGTAGCTAGTAATGCAATAGATAACCTGACATGCTGCGTGATTCTCCTTAcggccccctccgcccccagctcATCTCCTTCGCACGTGGTAGCCAATTTAGCAGTGAAGGGGTTAAATGAAACTGGAGGCAGGTGGATTAGCTGGTTCTCTGAGAGGCTCATAAATTCTAGGCTTCTATTAATGGCAGGTCCTGTTCCCTATGTCTGCGTAGGGCCAAGCATGGCTTGAGCAGTTACTGGAGTATCAGGCAGGGTTGGCTTTCGGTAGCACCTTGTGCCGTACAGAGTGAAATCCTACTCGGGGCATGCATTTCGAGAGCCCCCTGATCAGCTCTGGGTGCTTATACAGCactttgcgggggggggggtgttcaaaGTGCTTACATCATTCAGTTAATCTGCCACCCAGCCTGTGAAGCAGATCTGCCTTACCACCCTTGTTTTATAAACAGGGTAACTGAGTCACAGAAACTAAGTAGGGGCTAGTTAGAGAGcgagagctgggactagaactcagccacttcccagttcctgatcctgcactcAATGCACTGGTTTCTCCCTCTCCACATAGTTTTCCATGacttgcagccacctctggggcagaacgCAGCACCTGCTAAAGGGCAGACAGTAACATTCCACAAGAGTTTAGAACAGGTAATGAAAAACCGCCTCCCACTCCATCTGAAAGTGAAAGGGGAGTAGGAGGTAGGCAGAATATAAATTACCCATACTGGAATTTCATTGTACAGGGAGAATACAAAACTAGGCAGAATTTCAGCAGGATTCCAACTTCAGAATTAGTGCAACTTAGTTTTGGTACCAAACCCATCCGCTGAAGACTTTAGTGAGAACCTCAGATAATTTAGGCCCAACAGTTAGATTTTTACTGTATGTTTAAAGTACATTTCAGAGAAGCTACCACGGATGAGATGTTTTCATGATTGCCATGGCACTTTACCTAGACATTTATTTTGTGGCTATAGACATGTTCCATGCTGTTCTCAGAGAGTGATACACTGTGCCTTTGTTTTACTGCATGAGAATCCATTGAAAATAAAAGCTATAAAGTAAAGGCAAACGGGGCTGTCTAGATTCACTCGGAGTTGGGGAAGCGTAAATGTTAAACAAACAGCCCACAAAGCAGATGCATGTCTCGATTTAAGTAATCCCAAAGTGGTTAATAGTTCAGCTGACAACTTTAATAAATACAGGATGTTTAATTTGGAACTAACCCTTTAAagaaatgttttggaaaaaaacaaaacaaagggctTTCCCCAAGATGCGGGGCCCAGTAACCCTACAGGGACCCTCTCTAGTTAACTCTCTCTGCAAAAAAATTGCCTGGAAGCCAAGGGTGGGATTTTATGGTGCTTAATTGAGGGCAGAGCACCACCCTTAGCCTTCCTCtcggggctgcagcagcagacgCAGGACCTGCAGGTCGCATTGGTCAGACGTGAGGTGGCGTAAAGACACAGCGTCTTTCAGAGGCCTGACACTGTGCCCGCACAAGGTCACGGAAAATGGATGGGGCAGCTCCGCCGCACCATTGGAAGTCAGTCTTACAGGCTGTCTCTTTACCGTTTCCTGTCAGCTCGTGCTCCTTCTTCACCTTGCGCAAATACCTGCCTTGGATCGTACCGTAAAAACAGCCGCGTTGGTAATGACATCACCGCTTCTTTAGCCACTGGGTCACAATGGCACCGGGCTGGCCTCATTCTACTCGGGGGTTAGTTCTTACAGTTGGGCATGGCGAAGGAATTCAAGGCTTCAAAAGAGCATCCAGTCTTTAAATCCAATCCCCGCCCCAGCGGCGGGCCAATGAGCTCAGAGGGATTTCGGCTCGCGCGAGGCCAGTGAGTGTTACCTTACTAGCCAGAATACTGACATTGCACCCCTCAGCATGGCGGGTAACCACAGGGGACAGGACAGCGGGCCCTGGTCACGGGACTAACTGATCACCAGGGAGGTTAGGTGGaaattcctttcccttccccaccttcagctgctgctgggaggcaggagataGGTCTGGCTGCGTCATTGCTGTGCCCAGTTACAGCCCCCACCCCGCATTCCCCGTTCCTGTCCCTAgagagggatttggggcaaaGCGCACAAGCTGCATTAAATAAAGCAACTAGTTTGATTTAGAGCTGTTGCATCCTTAAGCACAGAAGTTTCCCCAGGGCCTGACTGCCAGGTGCTCCCTTACATCATGTCAGCCTCAGCCCCGGAAAGCATAGTTCAGAGTCCTCCGGCCTTTGAGTTTCTGAT from Lepidochelys kempii isolate rLepKem1 chromosome 27, rLepKem1.hap2, whole genome shotgun sequence encodes:
- the PNMT gene encoding phenylethanolamine N-methyltransferase codes for the protein MSSIVAVGESYQKFNPRAYLQNNYMPPRADFSSEDCVVPWKLRRLAEAFATGDIHGRTLIDVGSGPTIYQLLSACDHFEEIIATDYLEVNRAVLRRWVQGEPDGFDWSPYIKHVCRIEGKGEQWKEKEQKLRGKLRQILPIDVHQPEPLGSQVGQPADALVSTFCLEAVSPDRPSFERALSNVTTLLKPGGHFLLIGALEESFYLAGEAKLSVVPVSEADVKEALSKSGYHIHNFRSYLMPPSLKIGVDDVSGVFFVHAQKKPVACD